From Sander lucioperca isolate FBNREF2018 chromosome 14, SLUC_FBN_1.2, whole genome shotgun sequence, the proteins below share one genomic window:
- the si:dkeyp-92c9.2 gene encoding cyclin-dependent kinase 5 activator 1, giving the protein MGTVLSLSPGSRKSGYYDDRPGSLSHYPSISSRSLNSQKDRGLKRGQSIFLPALTWKRLVASTKKKGNSKKGSGGQVALGDPLNNNNNINIYQKDPLLHLNRENVKKSLSCANLSSYEGPAGLGLGLGYGLGMGQGHGFGYSKSQQLSSVKKVPQGTVTSSPKRVIVQASTSELLRCLGEFLCCRCYRLKHLSPADPVLWLRAVDRSLLLQGWQDQAFVTPANVVFVYMLCRDVVDGDLVASEHELQAILLTCLYLSYSYMGNEISYPLKPFLVEVGKEAFWDRCLAIIDATSSKMLRINADPHFFTQVFAELKSEGGCSPQDYSRVLDR; this is encoded by the coding sequence ATGGGCACTGTACTATCACTGTCACCCGGCTCTCGGAAATCAGGCTACTATGACGACCGACCTGGCTCGCTCAGCCACTACCCGAGCATCAGCAGCCGCTCTCTCAACAGCCAGAAAGACCGCGGGCTGAAGAGGGGACAGTCTATCTTCCTCCCGGCGCTCACCTGGAAGCGACTGGTGGCTTCAACAAAGAAGAAGGGCAACTCCAAGAAAGGCTCCGGCGGTCAAGTGGCTCTCGGAGACcctctcaacaacaacaacaacatcaacatctACCAAAAGGACCCCCTGTTGCACCTCAACCGCGAGAATGTGAAGAAGTCACTGTCATGTGCCAACCTGTCCAGCTACGAGGGCCCAGCAGGATTGGGTCTGGGGCTCGGCTACGGCCTGGGGATGGGCCAAGGGCACGGATTTGGCTACAGCAAGTCCCAACAGCTCTCCTCTGTGAAAAAAGTTCCCCAAGGGACGGTGACTTCGTCCCCGAAGCGCGTCATCGTCCAGGCGTCCACCAGCGAGCTCCTGCGCTGCCTGGGGGAGTTCTTGTGCTGTCGCTGCTACCGCCTGAAGCATCTGTCTCCGGCCGACCCGGTGCTGTGGCTGCGGGCTGTGGATCGCTCACTGCTGCTGCAGGGCTGGCAGGACCAGGCCTTCGTCACGCCGGCAAATGTGGTCTTCGTCTACATGCTGTGCCGTGACGTTGTGGATGGCGACCTTGTGGCGTCAGAGCACGAGCTGCAAGCCATCCTGCTCACCTGCCTCTACCTGTCCTACTCCTACATGGGCAACGAGATCTCGTACCCGCTCAAGCCCTTCCTGGTTGAGGTGGGTAAGGAGGCCTTCTGGGACCGTTGCCTCGCCATCATCGATGCCACCAGCTCCAAGATGCTGCGCATCAATGCAGACCCACACTTTTTCACACAAGTATTTGCTGAACTTAAGAGTGAAGGCGGCTGCAGCCCGCAGGACTATAGTCGGGTGCTGGATCGATGA